In a genomic window of Pseudoxanthomonas indica:
- a CDS encoding GDP-mannose 4,6-dehydratase, which translates to MSRPQRALITGVRGFTGRYLSRELQEHGYDVFGLGNSGSDEAGYFRVDLDDPAALRAAIDQVRPDLVFHLAALAFVAHGNPDDFYQVNVVGTRHLLDAIHASAHRPVKVLVASSANIYGNSSASVLAEETPPAPSNDYAVSKLAMEYMAWLWSDRLPITVVRPFNYTGVGQDENFLLPKIVSHFRKRAAYIELGNIDVSRDFSDVRTFVQLYRRLAESSDAVGGTFNFSSGKSHSLQEVIAMCESLTGHSMEIRINPAFVRPNEVKTLRGDNSRLRSVLGTWNEIELRDTLAWMLDAGQG; encoded by the coding sequence ATGAGCAGGCCCCAGCGCGCGCTGATTACCGGAGTTCGAGGATTCACCGGACGTTATCTGTCCAGGGAACTTCAAGAGCATGGGTACGACGTATTCGGCCTGGGAAACAGCGGGTCAGACGAGGCCGGTTACTTCCGTGTCGACCTGGACGACCCCGCGGCCCTGAGGGCTGCCATCGACCAGGTGCGACCGGATCTGGTGTTCCACCTGGCGGCGCTTGCGTTCGTTGCCCACGGCAATCCGGACGACTTTTATCAGGTCAATGTCGTGGGGACCCGCCACCTGCTCGATGCAATCCACGCATCAGCCCACCGGCCCGTCAAGGTGTTAGTCGCCAGTAGCGCCAACATCTACGGAAACTCGTCCGCCAGTGTCCTGGCGGAGGAGACGCCGCCAGCCCCGAGCAACGATTACGCAGTCAGCAAGCTGGCAATGGAATACATGGCCTGGCTCTGGAGCGACCGGTTGCCGATCACCGTGGTCAGGCCGTTCAACTATACCGGCGTGGGTCAGGACGAAAATTTCCTGTTGCCGAAGATCGTCAGTCACTTCCGGAAACGGGCGGCATACATCGAGTTGGGAAACATCGATGTATCACGCGACTTCAGCGACGTCCGCACGTTCGTGCAGCTGTACCGGCGCCTGGCCGAATCGTCCGACGCGGTGGGCGGTACATTCAATTTCAGCTCCGGGAAAAGCCACTCGCTCCAAGAGGTGATTGCGATGTGCGAATCGCTCACGGGCCATTCGATGGAGATACGCATCAATCCGGCGTTCGTCAGGCCCAACGAAGTGAAGACCCTGCGCGGCGACAACAGCCGCCTGCGTAGCGTGCTGGGCACATGGAACGAGATCGAACTGCGGGACACCCTGGCATGGATGCTCGATGCGGGGCAGGGGTAA